aaaccttttcagagactgtggctctgctaaacatcctcatcacaacttctatgactacagctgaatctgagcggtgcttctcaacactgaagagaatcaagaccttcctcaggaagataatatcttcttaatgcagttgccatgctctgtatggagaagaaacgtatcaaagacatccacaacttaaaccacaaagtcactgagaaatttgcatctttcaagaagaaaagtgctaaatgtatgtataaaaagtacaactgaaaacacctgaacagtttcttcacaggtttaatatgttactactaattgtcaacattgttctgcttctaaggcagcggagcaaaacaacccaccttttctcctgtattcttttcagtttcatgaaaccttaagaaccatataacattggaagtttaatgtgcagtgctgttgttttcatctgaccactacatgtcaatacaatgtttgtaacagtattcattttacttgatctgtaagtgttaaaaagataatattgctaatgataaatgtttggagatttgttttgacattttatgtgatatatagatataatcataatacatatctttatagtaataatggagtttgggaggcgttttcccatttcttcttgtgtggacatttcctactttgcctctgctagtgctccagcatatgtgcagccacagaaactgtaagatagctctacaggtaaaggtccaacagctccctctgctggtgcaaagagtcaggacatgctcagtcacagaaactgtaagaaagctctacaggtaaaggtccaacagctccctctactggtgcaaagagtcaggacatgctcagtcacactaaaatgcagcagaccagtcagtgagcagaccgtgtggagctgcatggactttctgtgggtttccctaatgatgtgtgcattcttgaggaaatgtacgtggtttctgcttgtagttatggataatttgatcactattgcagtttacacatagcctgtgtctcagtagtagttagctgcactttgcttgcactgcagctacatttggattgtgaggacttaatgatgaatatttcatttttaatgccgatttttcaactcagtctgtttcttgggattgtgaccatgctcattacagtttaaaggtcgaaatatgtactgtggttaacagtcagtatataaagctatcatgctgtttagccgtctatagggtcgaacactgtactcgtgaaacccccccttgagctgcaatttcatcctcttcttcagatttcatcatgcagcaggtgacatctcacatcccatcagttaatcagttcttctctgacctggcatcgactcagtctttgtccgggcaatcatgcagtagttcacacagtttttctgacttcagcgtacgtcatttcagaccggcaatagcagtccatcgaattatgaagcaacgacttcctcagcggaaggtgttgcttgagcatgccccgacggcagcaagccccgacggcagcatgcatcgacggcagcaagccccgacggcagcatgcatcgacggcagcacgccccgacgcgcgtggactgcgagggcccgttcaacgctgcttgcagctttaattattattattattagtcaaaatgattacaagtttttaaatacaaaaacatcaaaagacAAACTATGTTTTATCATTGATTAAATGTAGCGTCATTATCTCATCCATGACACGTggattgttacagctttattctggagctcacaataaattcattgtttcacttcatcacctgcattttctgtctccagctggtcaatcctgaacctgctgatgagaagttcactctcactgctgctcagtctggtctgcaggtctggagttaatgtaatgacagtgaatcacagaacagaccaacacattgtttacagtAACTTTAACTCTCATCACTTCTGTTGAACCAGCGCTCACAAAGATGTGCAAAACTATTGTAAATGTCCATCACAAGGTTAAATCACAATGTGACTGAGAGAGACTGAAAATAAATTGCATTCAGTGAAACACATGTAAGTCTTAACAAAGTTTGCAATAATAtcatagacaataacaaaccatgaaagttataaaaccttcatgtttgtcagtcacagacctgcattctctttttctaggtcacttgttttgctctcggttgccgtcagtctagttcccaaagatgtcagttctgtggcttggactgaaaaaaagaaaaatgtgagttttgtttgttgatggTAAAATTATTCTATgaactatttattttattggaaaCAAGTTTTATTGTGGAGCTTCCAATCATTACAtcaacactgacacacttcagtggaacatgatcatcactgaaaaggaaaagtaatcagtctgtacctgaattctctctctgcagcagctccacgtgaacattgagctccaccaccatgtctctcagtgccctcagctccgtccagaTGTCAGAGGTGGTTTGCCTTGCGATCTGCTCGGTCGATTCCTCAGCTGCATGttttggatctgtgttctggttgatctcagccacctcaccgaggcctccggcctccccctgagcccctgatccacacagacgagcagcaacaacagcaaaccaacaacaaccctcatcgtctccacaaaggtacagtggtagagtgggtctgtcttatatcgtctccaaacttcagctggctgaacgaatgggaaaaataacaagtgtttcttgtttgacagtttgattcaaggcctcagattattcaatatgttctctgtgctggtgagaaaatacaagctgctacaggctggaggaacactttaactgtgacgccctctcatgtagtcacaactgtgtcaacactgtgtttattaatacacacacacagactaacactcacagacacacactgatcctgatgctgCATGTGTGGCTGACTCAACTCAGTGAGTAAAAAGatcaaagtatttaaaaaacgtATCCACATCTTTGTTCTTATACAGTGTGAATATTTCCCATGATCCTCTACACCAAAACATCTCCCATCAGAAAATTCATCACAAAATGCAGACTGTCATGTATTTTTCATGCATTTGTAGCAAACAACTATAAATTCTatataaaaaagtgttttccaCTCTTTATCTCTATTATAGATTAAATAAACATCACAGCATGTATTATTAAGTGCAGTGTCCATGTATTTATAGCTTCCTGGTATCTACTGTCTACTTGTTGTTGCTCAGTCTGTTACATacaatgacatttgtgtttttcttacaacACAAAAAGCAGGATTGCAGTTCAGTGTCGAGGTCATTCTGATAATATAAAAAGGTgctaaataacatttttgatgtCATGGCGtctctgttttgtgttgcaatgtttagcatgctaaccagctagcctcggcCTGCCTCATCAACAATTGTattattaatcgccagtgattaatgacctttattatcaagcagtgatagtcccctacatttatatcTTTGGTGCCATCCATGTGAGGCCCATATAGTCTCCTACATAGTGACTCTCTAAAACTCATCTCAggcttcacagccaacagtcaatgataagaaacagaatccaaacacttgaatgcaactttgatttatttaaaattgttttcatgtgacgacacaaaagtgaagtcagattgagaatcacattatttgattcatgcagtgaatgtacagaaagttgtcctggaggcagcagtgctgagatatatcagcattttataaagattcacagttcagccaataacaacagggtttgtgacaaatcagtcacacagcagcctgaacaacatcctcacagtgtgaagagaagggagccactgaagctgctgtggttATTAGCACTGTCATGGATAGAAAAACCTGATGGGAGAACcaggtgaatttcatctcctgctgtcagctccaacaccagagaGTTAGTCAAATACCCAGGGACGTTATCGTTGCTAATCTCCCAATTATTCATAATCCGTTGGTTGTTCTTGTACACATGTACAGCTACATTACCACCATGGTAACAATACCCAGTGAACTGGAGATTGtagacacctttgactggtgctgtgaagaaacctacagagtgagagcagaaaatgaaaaacaggaacaactgatgtatgtaaaatgtccacatgtgaggtgcagtatgttacctgtagatggattgtaagcattgccaatgttggtgaagaccttgctgtatttcagtgtgatgtctgtgttgtatggtccaagTTGTCCTGCGTTTGTCAGACCTGCGTTGaaggccacctttggtttctctgatgacaagaagaacatttaatgtgataattCGACTGAATCAGACTaagtaaactgtgtgtgtgtgtgtgtgtgtgtgtgtgtgtgagtagatacaaccctcacctgcattttttctctccagctggtcaatcctggacttgctgatgagaagttcactctcactgctgctcagtctggtctgcaggtctggagttaatgtaatgacagtgagtcacagaacagagcagacatcaaaatatcaaactgttaacatgcacaacacatttacagtagAGACCCTCATCTTATCTACAGAATGAACACTTAAAAATGTTCAcacagtccaccactttggatTGTCATGAATTTATGAACACACTTCATGTTCTCCAAAGGATGGATCCCACCGTGACGCCCTGACGTCTATTCTCGCGTCACCAGGAGGCGgaaatttatgtttttttagaaataatctCAATAGCTGTTGGATTGATTACCTTAAACTTTGTTACACACActcatgttcccctcaggatgaactgtaatcaATTGTTGATCTCTTAACTTTTCATCTAGCTCCATCATCTGGTCAAAATGTTGTCAAGTCAAAGAGAGTTTGGTTTGTGAAGAAATTACTAACCCTATTTGccatttgtatcatatttgataCGCAAGTTTCTGAGACCTCTATCTTGTCAACATAATCAATACTTTCCTTAAAAACCTGGGcctgtattcacaaagaatcttaaggctaaaagtagctcctaacaggcgaatttaggagcaactcctaaaaataatgggcgtgtcagtcgtaactttaggactcctaatttttgaaaataagagttattcacaaaacattttaagcctaagtagcacctaagtctgggagaccttagaagtagtccagaggactcttAACCCACTAAGACCTAgtcacagccaaatgttttggagacgctaaatgacagggaattattaaaacgatgtcggatggaccgtgaagggattgaagttgtggttgcgTTGGTGAGGGATGCAATAAtgtccccaaccaaccgaaacaatccaataacgccagagttaaaatgttggcaacactccggtatttgtctagggggaaaatgcagctcttcgcacgggactagttttacctggggacctcaagtgatttagtaATTATCCCATCACGTCAGTGTTTTGTGTGGCGCATTCGCACATGATAAGCGaggtctgtgttttaactcgaattcaCTGACATATACACCCGGATTGATCGCAacggagcccttactggagcagcacaacggttagatatggacatttttaatataataattgGTGAgactgttgaaagatggaaacattttccttaccgcatgctgccatgcatgttaTACATCtaatctttcgagatttcgctcatctgatgagcctcctgaatttgcacccaaaatgctgtcaaaactttcattcataattcccaacgcagcctccataattctcgaacgggataaaggcagaaaaaggtgtggaaaacacaaaaaaccttaagaaaaacaaaaagacgagcccaaatcacagagatgccgattcgcacgggactaatattatcaaatgacctctATGTTTGGTAAAATAtaataggtaatttgcggtggaatttttacattacaaattaaGGACATtgcagattcgcacgggattaagatcacagacgacctccgcaattattacaaattactggaggtccccacgttatactagtcccgtgcgaatagggcttttgtcaatcggaaaaagttgcatacCATCAacacacaaattgtctttgacgcatgttacaatatactggacattgttgtgaaatggcccggatcaacacacgaatcccgaattttaatggagagttgtttgacgcagcttttcgagcaaatgccgcttttattgacaattaatttgtttttcatcgcaatcttctaatttgtaaatTTTTGTcctaagtgtttttgtttgggggggggggggggggggggggcacttatttctcaaataaatacatttctttatccaatatcttttcataggctttgtcatgggcttgtaggcaacttcctattatcacttcatgcattgcgtagtaTTCTGCCCACTAGTGGATAATCATTCCACTGCAGGCAGTGGAAGGACTTTTGggctttttcaaaatggccgctgtCGTTAAATCATTCTCACacttttggcaggaaaatctttgctAAGTTTCAAGAAGTTACAGTAGGAATAACATCTATATTGTTACTaatttttttcaagtaaatatgTTCTGTATTGAATCAATGCATAATTACTCaatgattcattctttatattacagttaaactgtgttaaaaatgtgtgtatcaaatttgatactgCAGGTATTTATCCCTGAATGgtcatgtcacattttgtgATGGAATCAACACTCAATCCTACCACAATACAACCACACACTATTTTGCAAGCACTGCACCAGCAATCACCTCTCACATGCCAACTGTGAAGGTATAAGGTGCATTTTTGCCTGAACAAGGACCGAAACTGTTCTTGTGCAGAcgacaagtgaaaaaaaagactgtgaaaagttttatgtataaaaaaacaatgagagaagCTGCCTAATTTGTtctatattttcaaatgttatttGCACAATTTGATTTATATCTAAAATCAACATTGTTTTGAGCAAAAAGTTGCCAAAAAACGCCccaatgtatcaaatgtgatacaaaaaatatctcataaacaaaatgatatagaaattttattttaactgatttcgttaaaaggttttataaacaTCTCAGTTCCAAAAAATTAGaattttctgacaatgttttgatgGGTCAGGCTTTATAGGGCTAAATATTCTCAACATTCTGAACAACTTGTAacttttttaactgaaacttaaaTAATGTTCAAAGATGTGCACCGTACACTGTTAACACAgattaaaataatatcacagacaataacaaaccagtAAAGTTATAAAAACCTTCAtgttgtcagtcacagacctgcattctctttttctaggtcacttgttttgctctcggttgccgtcagtctagttcccaaagatgtcagttctgtggcttggcctgaaaaaaagaaaaaatgtgagttttgtttgttgatggTAAAATTATTCTAtgaactatttatttattggaaACAAGTTTATTGTGGAGCTTCCAATCATTACAtcaacactgacacacttcagtggaacatgatcatcactgaaaaggaaaagtaatcagtctgtacctgaattctctctctgcagcagctccacgtgaacattgagctccaccaccatgtctctcagtgccctcagctccgtccagaTGTCAGAGGTGGTTTGCCTTGCGATCTGCTCGGTCGATTCCTCAGCTGCATGttttggatctgtgttctggttgatctcagccacctcaccgaggcctccggcctccccctgagcccctgatccacacagacgagcagcaacaacagcaaaccaacaacaaccctcatcgtctccacaaaggtacagtggtagagtgggtctgtcttatatcgtctccaaacttcagctggctgaacgaatgggaaaaataacaagtgtttcttgtttgacagtttgattcaaggcctcagattattcaatatgttctctgtgctggtgagaaaatacaagctgctacaggctggaggaacactttaactgtgacgccctctcatgtagtcacaactgtgtcaacactgtgtttattaatacacacagaCTAagactcacagacacacactgatcctgatgctgCATGTGTGGCTGACTCAACTCAGTGAGTAAAAAGatcaaagtatttaaaaaacgtATCCACATCTTTGTTCTTATACAGTGTGAATATTTCCCATGATCCTCTACACCAAAACATCTCCCATCAGAAAATTCATCACAAAATGCAGACTGTCATGTATTTTTCATGCATTTGTAGCAAACAACTATAAATTCTatataaaaaagtgttttccaCTCTTTATCTCTATTATAGATTAAATAAACATCACAGCATGTATTATTAAGTGCAGTGTCCATGTATTTATAGCTTCCTGGTATCTACTGTCTACTTGTTGTTGCTCAGTCTGTTACATacaatgacatttgtgtttttcttacaacACAAAAGCAGGATTGCAGTTCAGTGTCGAGGTCATTCTGATAATATAAAAGGTgctaaataacatttttgatgtCATGGCGtctctgttttgtgttgcaatgtttagcatgctaaccagctagcctcggcCTGCCTCATCAACAATTGTattattaatcgccagtgattaatgacctttattatcaagcagtgatagtcccctacatttatatcTTTGGTGCCATCCATGTGAGGCCCATATAGTCTCCTACATAGTGACTCTCTAAAACTCATCTCAggcttcacagccaacagtcaatgataagaaacagaatccaaacacttgaatgcaactttgatttatttaaaattgttttcatgtgacgacacaaaagtgaagtcagattgagaatcacattatttgattcatgcagtgaatgtacagaaagttgtcctggaggcagcagtgctgagatatatcagcattttataagattcacagttcagccaataacaacagggtttgtgacaaatcagtcacacagcagcctgaacaacatcctcacagtgtgaagagaagggagccactgaagctgctgtggttATTACCACTGTCATGGATAGAAAACCTGATGGGAGAACcaggtgaatttcatctcctgctgtcagctccaacaccagagaGTTAGTCAAATACCCAGGGACGTATCGTTGCTAATCTCCCAATTATTCATAATCCGTTGGTTGTTCTTGTACACATGTACAGCTACATTACCACCATGGTAACAATACCCAGTGAACTGGAGATTGtagacacctttgactggtgctgtgaagaaacctacagagtgagagcagaaaatgaaaaacaggaacaactgatgtatgtaaaatgtccacatgtgaggtgcagtatgttacctgtagatggattgtaagcattgccaatgttggtgaagaccttgctgtatttcagtgtgatgtctgtgttgtatggtccaagTTGTCCTGCGTTTGTCAGACCTGCGTTGaaggccacctttggtttctctgatgacaagaagaacatttaatgtgataattCGACTGAATCAGACTaagtaaactgtgtgtgtgtgtgtgtgtgtgtgtgtgtgtgagtagatacaaccctcacctgcattttttctctccagctggtcaatcctggacttgctgatgagaagttcactctcactgctgctcagtctggtctgcaggtctggagttaatgtaatgacagtgagtcacagaacagagcagacatcaaaatatcaaactgttaacatgcacaacacatttacagtagAGACCCTCATCTTATCTACAGaatgaaaacttaaaaatgttcacacagtccaccactttggatTGTCATGAATTTATGAACACACTTCATGTTCTCCAAAGGATGGATCCCACCGTGACGCCCTGACGTCTATTCTCGCGTCACCAGGAGGCGgaaatttatgtttttttagaaataatctCAATAGCTGTTGGATTGATTACCTTAAACTTTGTTACACACActcatgttcccctcaggatgaactgtaatcaATTGTTGATCTCTTAACTTTTCATCTAGCTCCATCATCTGGTCAAAATGTTGTCAAGTCAAAGAGAGTTTGGTTTGTGAAGAAATTACTAACCCTATTTGccatttgtatcatatttgataCGCAAGTTTCTGAGACCTCTATCTTGTCAACATAATCAATACTTTCCTTAAAAACCTGGGcctgtattcacaaagaatcttaaggctaaaagtagctcctaacaggcgaatttaggagcaactcctaaaaataatgggcgtgtcagtcgtaactttaggactcctaatttttgaaaataagagttattcacaaaacattttaagcctaagtagcacctaagtctgggagaccttagaagtagtccagaggactcttAACCCACTAAGACCTAgtcacagccaaatgttttggagacgctaaatgacagggaattattaaaacgatgtcggatggaccgtgaagggattgaagttgtggttgcgTTGGTGAGGGATGCAATAAtgtccccaaccaaccgaaacaatccaataacgccagagttaaaatgtttggcaacactctgGTATTTGTCtagggggaaaatgcagctcttcgcacgggactagttttacctggggacctcaagtgatttagtaATTATCCCATCACGTCAGTGTTTTGTGTGGCGCATTCGCACATGATAAGCGaggtctgtgttttaactcgaattcaCTGACATATACACCCGGATTGATCGCAacggagcccttactggagcagcacaacggttagatatggacatttttaatataataattgGTGAgactgttgaaagatggaaacattttccttaccgcatgctgccatgcatgttaTACATCtaatctttcgagatttcgctcatctgatgagcctcctgaatttgcacccaaaatgctgtcaaaactttcattcataattcccaacgcagcctccataattctcgaacgggataaaggcagaaaaaggtgtggaaaacacaaaaaaccttaagaaaaacaaaaagacgagcccaaatcacagagatgccgattcgcacgggactaatattatcaaatgacctctATGTTTGGTAAAATAtaataggtaatttgcggtggaatttttacattacaaattaaGGACATtgcagattcgcacgggattaagatcacagacgacctccgcaattattacaaattactggaggtccccacgttatactagtcccgtgcgaatagggcttttgtcaatcggaaaaagttgcatacCATCAacacacaaattgtctttgacgcatgttacaatatactggacattgttgtgaaatggcccggatcaacacacgaatcccgaattttaatggagagttgtttgacgcagcttttcgagcaaatgccgcttttattgacaattaatttgtttttcatcgcaatcttctaatttgtaaatTTTGTcctaagtgtttttgtttggggggggggggggggggggggcacttatttctcaaataaatacatttctttatccaatatcttttcataggctttgtcatgggcttgtaggcaacttccttattatcacttcatgcattgcgtagtaTTCTGCCCACTAGTGGATAATCATTCCACTGCAGGCAGTGGAAGGACTTTTGggctttttcaaaatggccgctgtCGTTAAATCATTCTCACacttttggcaggaaaatctttgctAAGTTTCAAGAAGTTACAGTAGGAATAACATCTATATTGTTACTaatttttttcaagtaaatatgTTCTGTATTGAATCAATGCATAATTACTCaatgattcattctttatattacagttaaactgtgttaaaaatgtgtgtatcaaatttgatactgCAGGTATTTATCCCTGAAtggtcatgtcacatttttgtgaTGGAATCAACATCAATCCTACCACAATACAACCACACACTATTTTGCAAGCACTGCACCAGCAATCACCTCTCACATGCCAACTGTGAAGGTATAAGGTGCATTTTTGCCTGAACAAGGACCGAAACTGTTCTTGTGCAGAcgacaagtgaaaaaaaagactgtgaaaagttttatgtataaaaaaacaatgagagaagCTGCCTAATTTgttctatattttcaaaatgttatttgcacAATTTGATTTATATCTAAAATCAACATTGTTTTGAGCAAAAAGTTGCCAAAAACGCccaatgtatcaaatgtgatacaaaaaatatctcataaacaaaatgatatagaaattttattttaactgatttcgttaaaaggttttataaacaTCTCAGTTCCAAAAAATTAGaattttctgacaatgttttgatgGGTCAGGCTTTATAGGGCTAAATATTCTCAACATTTCTGAACAACTTGTAacttttttaactgaaacttaaaTAATGTTCAAAGATGTGCACAGTACACTGTTAACACAgattaaaataatatcacagacaataacaaaccagtaaagttataaaaccttcatgtttgtcagtcacagacctgcattctctttttctaggtcacttgttttgctctcggttgtcgtcagtctagttcccaaagatgtcagttctgtggcttggactgaaaaacatgagtttgatgtatttttatgaAGGGTTGAATACATTTCTAACAAAGCTTGAAATacacaaactgtgttttgtcattaattaaatatagcataattatctcatccataccacgtggattgttacagctttattATGGAGCTCGCAAAAAATTcattgtttcacttcatcacctgcattttctctctccagctggtcaatcctggacttgctgatgagaagttcactctcactgctgctcagtctggtctgcaggtctggagttaatgtaatgacagtgaatcacagaacagagcagacatcaaaatatcaaactgttaacatgctcaatacatttacaatacaGATTCTCATCTTATCTCCAGAATGAATACTTAAAAATGTTCAcacagtccaccactttggatTGTCACGAGTTTATGAACACACTTCATGTTCTCC
This genomic window from Sparus aurata chromosome 13, fSpaAur1.1, whole genome shotgun sequence contains:
- the LOC115594018 gene encoding complement C1q-like protein 2 produces the protein MVVELNVHVELLQRENSDLQTRLSSSESELLISKSRIDQLERKNAEKPKVAFNAGLTNAGQLGPYNTDITLKYSKVFTNIGNAYNPSTGFFTAPVKGVYNLQFTGYCYHGGNVAVHVYKNNQRIMNNWEISNDNVPGYLTNSLVLELTAGDEIHLVLPSGFSIHDSANNHSSFSGSLLFTL